TTCTGACATGGATCTTTCATGCGTATTTTCGAGCTAGGGAATTATGAATAAAGTATGAGCATGCATTGGTTTAAATCTATATGTAACCTTCTCACAGACAAGTGCAGAGAAAATGATATGGTTTTTGTTTATCCGTACAGCACCTGAAGTGGTTGAAAAGTCAGGTGACAATTCACTATCGAGGCTCAAAATGTTATACACTCAAGCCAAAGAGTTGTCAGAGAATGAAGTGACGTATGCCTGAGTTTTATTCAATTAGGATGTTTATTCTTTTTTGgacttttattttcattttccaaaTTCTCCTAACATTGTCGCTACTTACAGCAGTGTTGCTATCTTGTTTGGAAATCATAGTTTGCGcaacacattttttttttttgctatttCTCATCTCGTTTATTCATTTGTAAGCAGCATTTCCACCCAATTATTAGGACAACTGGATGCGCTAATACCTTCTGGGACTTCAGGGCAACATCGCAGAAAGATAGGTTTGTACTTAGTTTTAGAAGGCATTCAAAAATAGGTCTAATTATGGCTTTATGACGACGACAAATTTAGTGGATCACTACCAAGTTGTCAAGTGATGTTagttttttttgaattttgatcaGTTGGTTATCTTCATACCAGATATGTTTAAGTTAGTAATCCTCAAAATATTGCAACTATTTTTCATGCTATTTCTATTATAATCTCACGGACTTTAAAATTTGCCTCCTTCCCTGTTCTATAACAATGTGTGCATGAAAATAAGAGATTTTGAAAGGTTTAGTCATTTTCCAGAGTGAGTGATACCTATTGAAACAAATTAGATGAGATGCAGATGCATATCCATTTTGTAGTCGAATTTATGTCGGTTTTGAATTGTTCAGTGCTAAAAATGAAGTTGAGCTTTTGTTAGATGGAATTTACTTATAACTACTTGCTCATGTTTCATTTATGATTCATATTTTTGTGTGTTTGTATCTACTTTATCTTCGGACTGGAAATATAACTCCGGCATTTCATCCATAGGAGATGGTACTGAGCCGAAAAAGAAGAGGATGAAGGCCGATTCAGATGTCTCCAGACTTTCACCTTCAATGCGAAATCACCTAGATAACCTTGCAAATTTGAAGGGTGAACAGGTCAGCATTAAGCCTGAATTCTTCATCCAGTTACTGCTGATCATCCTGTTGATTTTCACTTTTAATTCAACTTTGGTTATTCTCGCTTGAGGTACCTACCTTTGTGATATTTAGTAATGGATTATAATTAGAAATCTTCTAACAATTCAGGTGGCAGCAAGGGTCCCTCAAGAGGATGCAGGAAAGGATGAATGGTTCGTGGTTAAAGTTATTCATTTTGACAAGGAAACAAGAGAGTgagtgatttttttatttagaaGGTGAAAATGCATATTTGCTATTTTCGAAACAAATATTGATGAAAAACCTTACAACtaaatttgtttttatttttagttatatttatataaaaaaaatcggtGTAATTTGGTATTATTCAAGCTTTGCGTGTAATAACTGTGTTGACACAGAATTGAAGTGTTGGATGAAGAACCAGGTGACGATGAGGAGAGCGGAGGGCAGAGGTTGGCTCTTTCTTCTATTGTTACTTATTTTTTGGTTCTAACAGCCCTGCTTCAACATCAGTTCGCCGTGATACTTTATCATATCATtaaatttaagactattttacTAGAAAAAGATGTTttatttatgttcctgattctgtttttctttttccttcttTATCGTTTTCCATTTCTTTTAAAAGTTTGGAGAACCTTACAACTCAATTAAGGCAACACATATTTTGACGTGACAGTGATATTCAAAATGCACTTTCCGTCCACAATTCAGTACATGAAGtcaaaaataaagtatcgttgTAGATTGGTGATAGTCTTAGTCTCATGGATATAATCGAGGGATTCCTGCATTAATCTTGTTAGATGTAGTGTTGTATAATAAAAGGATTTTACACCATTATATTTTACTCTTTAGGTTAAACGTAAGGGTCTTTGGTGTCTATGGCTAATTAGTTAAATTTATTGATGCTCGCACTCATCTAAATGTAATGCTTGCCTGTTGTTGGTTCTTATTGATAATCAAAATACTTATATGTTTAAACTTTAAAGTCAACATTGTGGCTTAGCTTCGCCTAttctttctttttcttgatGGTCTCAGAAAATACAAGCTGCCTATGTCGCATATTATACCATTTCCAAAGCGAACTGATCTCTCTAGTGCCCATGATTTTCCTCCTGGAAAACATGTTTTGGCAGTATATCCAGAAACCACGACTCTATATAAAGCAACTGTTGTCCAAGCTCGGAAGGTAGTATTTACTTGTTATGTTGTTTGTAAAGATAAAATGATTCAAGCTGACTTGCAATTATGTTTCTTTTCTGCATGCGATGTGATGTTCGATTTGCTATTATTTAGAGGAAGACTGATGAGTAAGTACCCTTTCTTCAGTTTGCTACTGGCTCATTATCATCTTCTACTATTGTGAATTATATGCTTGTTTTGACATGGATGTTCAATTCATCAGGTGATCTTATAAGTTCTAAATTTTCTTTGTGATTTTACCTTGACAGCTATGTTTTGGAATTTGACGATGATGAAGAGGATGGATCTTTGCCTCAACGATTGGTACCCTTCCACCGAGTCGTTCCTCTTCCAGAAGGATATCgtcaataattataatatttataggTTGTAAAAAATTCTGACGTGTGTTCTTATAGCATTTAAGCTTTGTAAGACTAGGCTAAGATTAAGTATAGTTTGTATCCACGCCCTTTGAAtcaactttttccttttttGTAATAACTTGATTTAGTCATTTAAATATTAGTTGCTGCATTTATTGATCAAAACGGCAGTCTGCGGGTGTAAAAATTACTAGTTCAGAGGTGAATCTGAAAATGACAGTCAATTGTTTTTACAAGCGTGTTTTTCATAGGTAGATTCTGCTGTTTTTCCAAGGACTCACAGTTGCTTATGGCATGCCGTCGTGATTGCAATTGGCGGATCAGACAAGGATCCGTTTATTATACGATTTGCAATCCAATGATTTGCAGCTTCCGTATAGTGCACACCATCCCAGCTAATTACTACAGAAGGATCTGCGCAAGAACCAGCCGTCACTTCATTACCATTTAGATTACCTTTGTTTCCACACCAGATATCGTACCCGATTCCATGATATCCGCAGCATATTTGGAAAGGGTCCCCAAATCCTGCAAAAAGAAAGACGCACTTTCCTTGAAGAAAGTTAAAGTTCAcgtttttttaaacaaaacttGGTTGGATATGATTATGCCTTGATTCTTTGCAGTTGTGATTAGTTCATACTTTGCAGTGTACATATCCACGTATATTATCGAAGCTTCATAAAGCTCCAGTCTTAGTTTGAGAACCACAACTTTAAGCTCTTTGTTGAATTGAATAGCTATTTCATTTTGGTTCTTGACACAGCCATGTTCATCAAGGTACCCCGGCATCGGATCTTGGACTTTAACTGTGGCTACTGGCTGACAGCCAATCGGACCAGTGTTGTGTATCCAAAATGTCCTTGCGCCTTTCTCATACAGATTCTACAGGAatgaaaaaaacaaagaaaataagCAGGAAAAACATAGCCATTCTGTAAATTGGAATTGACTGGCTTAATTCTTGATCCTGATCACTTACGTGGCAGGACCATAGGAGTAAAATACGGGAGGGAGTAGTTATTAGCGTAGCTTACTCTTAGTTGTGTTGAGTAATAGCTGACTATCTTGGGTATGGCAGCTTTCTGTTGTTCTAAACTCAACTTTCTTATGCCTGCAGCAATATCATTTTGCCCCATATCAAGTGTGAACAGTGCCTTGACAAAGTCCTTTTGTTTTGGTAGCCTTGTTTTAACGGACTTCTTTTTCACTGAAATTCAAGGCAAAAATTAAGATCAGGTAAAGAAACAAAAAGGCACATTGATGACGTTTTTTTCTTCAAGAAGCCAAGTCTCATGTGAACCTCGGTTGACAAAATAAGCTGTTCTGTCTTTAAATTGAGTGTACTGCTCAACTTGGATTTCCAGAGGGAAAGGGCTGACACCATTTTCAAACCAAGATTCATTAGGCCGCATGATGGTTGCACCTCCTGTTGCAAAGTTTGCACCATGCCGGTAGCTGGATCCTATTGAATCCAGGTAAGGACTCAAAGATGGTATTCCCAAATGATCAGCTTTATTATCAAGGGAGATATTAGATTTCGTTAGGAAAAAAATTCGGATGGGTGGGGGGTGGGGGGTTGGGGGGGAGGAGTCTCTGAATATATGCAACATCGGAGTTGCATTGATTTCTTACCAATGAAGTCTATGATAAGGCGTCCATCGGAGGCTCTTCCAACCGGCCTGTGAAAGAACGTTTCACCTGAAGGTGGTGCTGGTGGATAAAATGCTGCTGCTATTCCTCCGGTATCAGAATTCGAGTCACCAAAATTGTATACAGCAGGGTAATCACAGGGTGACAATTGTAGCTCATCAGCTTTCGCTGGTAAGAGCGTTGAAATTGAGGCACAGAGAAATAAAATTCTTGAGAATTCCATTAATGCCAAGTTTTTAGTTGTTTTACTCAGTTGGAAACTTTTTGAGTATTGGGTACTGGCGTGAGTTATAGCGTGAGTTATATATAGGCATCTTGGTCATTTGGGACCTACGAGATACAAGCTTAATCCTACCAAGTAAATCGTATGTGTTTTGTTTGAGCACGCAATTCTTTTAGGGAGAAAAGTTGGAAATATTTAATACAAAGAGACATGCAAGGTTAAAATTTTCAACCGGGTCGATCCACTAGTTGATTTTCCCTAAAAATTCGTGCACGCTAgaattattttatgataaaGTAATTCCAGTTTGGTTGAAATTGAATGCTCAGATGCATCAGAATTTGCTTTCACATAATGCAGTTAGCCTTTTATACATAAGTTTTCTTTCCCAAACTTAATTGTGGAAGATTTATGCCTTTTTCAGTTCAAAACATGATCTAAAGATGAAACCATGCCTAGGAAACTCTTTCCAGATTCTTGTAACACACCTCTCCTCCATTATTATTTTCATAGTTCATAAATACCAACAAAACAGAGATATGTTATTCATGCACTCGTCAATTTAATGGTGTTGTGACAACTGGCGCCAAGGTTCTTCAAGTTTAAGATTCACCATTGCAGTAAAAAGAGTACTGCATGAAGAAAATACTAGAGACATAAGCAGCTGATTCTAGGAAAACGCTTTCATGGAAAGTTAAAACTAGTCCTATCACTAATACTCGTATAACCATCCAGTAACAATGGCTTGCATTCAACTCGTAAGACATGACTTTGAAATGGGCATCGGGGGGTCAGAATACGAGCCATTCAGTACACGATTCGCAATCCAGTGATTTGCAGCCTCAGAGAAGTGCACTCCATCCCAGCTAATGTATGTATCCGCAGTCCCACAAGAACCTCCAAATACTTCTGTATAGTTGATAATCGCTCTTTGCCCACACCATACGTCTACATCCATATAACTTTCGTGTATTCCGCAACAAATCTTCATCGGATCCCTGaatccttttcaagaaaatAGCATAATATTGGCCAAAATATCAATCATGCTTGTTTCATTTGCTAAGTTTCAGATACTGACCGTATATTTTGGCGTTGCTGATTAAGTCATATTTGGCCGAGTAGATGTCGATGAAGTTGAAGGCAGCGTATGGAAGCTCTGCTCTCAAATTGGTCACTCTCGCTTTAAGCTGCCGATTGAACTCGACAACCATTCTATTTAGCCTCTGCATGCATCCAACCTTGTCCAATAAACCAGGCTTTTGATTCCTGATGTGGAGAGTGGCTACCGGCAACCATCCAATAGGTCCTATATTGTGAATCCAAAAGGCTCTCGCTCCTTGTAGATATAAGCGCTACAAACATATAATCGTTAGTAACGCAAAATCGCAAGAAAATAGGAGTTTGAGCATAAACTCACTGTTAACACCATTGCAAATCGGTTCACCATCTTTGGGATCACAGCTTCAAGTTGAGCACCAGTTAGCTTTCTGACAGCAGCAGAGAGATCATTCTGACCAATATCGAATGTGTAGAGAGCCCTTGAAAATTCATTTGGTCTAGGAAGTGTCGTTTTGTCCAATGGATCTGTAGCTGAATACCATGAATATTATGTCATTTTAAAAgataaaacaagaaaaaaaagtTGGCAGCGGGTGGTGTATGATCACCTTGCTGATACAGATCATAGGTTCGCGATTTGAACTGATCAAATTGTGTGGTTTGCACTTCAAGTGAGAAGGGACTTATGCCGCTCTCGAATATGGTTTCGTTCTGTATAACAATGGTTGATGCCCCGGCTGCAAAATTTGCACCATGTCGAAAATCCGCACCTAGTGAATCAAGATATGAACTCACATATGGCAGCCCCAAGTTCTCAGCTGCACAAGGCATACACTTAAATCAGCACATTATATCAAGCCAACTCAAAAAATATTCTTCTCACATCCTTTACgctgaaaataaagataccAATGAAATCAATAATAAGACGTCCATCAGAGTATCTTCCGGCAGGTCTTCCAAAGAAACTCTCTCCATATGGAGAAGGTATTGGCCCAAATGCTGCTGATATCCCTCCGGTGTCTGAGTTTGTGTCACCAAAGTTGTAAATGGCCGGAAAATTGCATTGTGCCCATGCAGTTATCCATCTTCCTCTACCACAAAGTGCCAGTGAAGCTAGTGCCAGGATGACAACTTTTAACTTTTTGAAGTCGATTTTGTGcatttttttcaagaaaatagTAACAGTAAGTATGAATATTAAGATATGTTTGATCAGTCTCTGCcttcaaataaattaataattctgTCTTGTTCATAGAAATTGCATGGATGAATTAATATATAGACTTGAAGGACCAAGCAAGGGGCGAATCTTAAGGATCCAAACTTTGCAGGttaagtttaaaaaaattggatttTTGTCTCTGAAATATAAATTGGTTTTGTCTTAACTAAAGTCTTGAGTTGTACATAGAGAGAGCAAGATGTGTTCATGCCAAGCATGTGCTCGAGTTCATAAATTTGGCTTTTGCTTTCCTAATTTTTAGCACTAGTACTGGTTCCTATGCGTTGTTCTTTTGTGCCGCAGTTTGTTATACTGTAACGGATGCCAGCTTAATTTTCTTCACCAAAAAGAGACTACAATCTTCTTTTTAATAGTCCTATTTTGGATTGCATCCACATTTGTGCGGTTCAGCTCGAATCGATTTGCTTTTATAATATATTGAACTGATCATTTTACATCGGTATAGAATGTTAAACTTGGGGACAGCATAGTTGAAAAGAAATGAACATATTGAAACATGATGTTTTACAAATTATCAAAATTCAATTGTTTTTTCTTGGATGTCAATTTGGGGATCGAACTGGTACAAACACCAACTTTTTAAGCACTTGAAAATCCTTGTTTCAGTCCAGAAATTATGATAGAGACAGGTCCGTGTTATATAAAGTTTCTTGAATATCGTTAAGCCTTAAAACGGGGAGACGTGTGGAATACACTGGCAAAAAAAAAGGAGTGAAAATACAAAATGTCGTTCGCTTTTGATGTTATCGTTGTGTGCATGGATTTCTCGATAAATATTTCAATTTGCGGGTTTCGGCTTTCTTTCCTCCAATGGTTTAAAGTGGAATCAAATACCACCATAAAATTGCATTTACACAAGTTTCTCCCGATTCGCTGTCTGGGCCAAATATTAAATTTTCCCAATCTGGGAGAGCCCATCTAAGGACTCTTCTCGTTTTTTACGGGTGCGTGTGTGGATTAGGGCATGTTTACATGTGCAATTGAGGTAGAACTTGAAAGTTGAGATAAAGGATTAGTACATAATGCTAGCAAAAAAGACCAGGTCCTTTGGTTAGGAGAAGAATGAGACCATCCAGGAGAACACATCAAAACCAAATTCTATAGTGCCTACACTTTTCAACGACATCCAAATTTGCAAGTTCATACACACTAAGAACTAACCTCAGCATCTAATCAAGAAATCAGTGATGAAAGGCACAGAACTCCGCACATTTTTACGACACGTGATTCTCATCCCACAATTTCTTTCTCGCAATTAACACTCTTTCATCACTTAAGGAGAGCGAATCGGCACTTGGTTCAACCTCTGATGACCATCCATCCCACTTTAAGGAAGCCAAGAATTTATGTACATAGCTGATGACAGAAGGCGAGTCTCGAATCACCACAAATCCTTCTGGCCTCAGTATTCGATCCATTTCAATAAGCAGATCCTGTGAGCTACAACCTCGGTCCTCGATCTGCGAGAATACTGACCAGGCATGTAGCAAGTCGTAGGTGCGTGGATAAG
This is a stretch of genomic DNA from Primulina eburnea isolate SZY01 chromosome 11, ASM2296580v1, whole genome shotgun sequence. It encodes these proteins:
- the LOC140806342 gene encoding SAGA-associated factor 29 homolog A-like is translated as MSTPDIAGILENSEELDRLRKKQEEILMEINKMHKKLQSTPEVVEKSGDNSLSRLKMLYTQAKELSENEVTISTQLLGQLDALIPSGTSGQHRRKIGDGTEPKKKRMKADSDVSRLSPSMRNHLDNLANLKGEQVAARVPQEDAGKDEWFVVKVIHFDKETREIEVLDEEPGDDEESGGQRKYKLPMSHIIPFPKRTDLSSAHDFPPGKHVLAVYPETTTLYKATVVQARKRKTDDYVLEFDDDEEDGSLPQRLVPFHRVVPLPEGYRQ
- the LOC140806343 gene encoding GDSL esterase/lipase At5g14450-like, producing the protein MEFSRILFLCASISTLLPAKADELQLSPCDYPAVYNFGDSNSDTGGIAAAFYPPAPPSGETFFHRPVGRASDGRLIIDFIADHLGIPSLSPYLDSIGSSYRHGANFATGGATIMRPNESWFENGVSPFPLEIQVEQYTQFKDRTAYFVNRVKKKSVKTRLPKQKDFVKALFTLDMGQNDIAAGIRKLSLEQQKAAIPKIVSYYSTQLRNLYEKGARTFWIHNTGPIGCQPVATVKVQDPMPGYLDEHGCVKNQNEIAIQFNKELKVVVLKLRLELYEASIIYVDMYTAKYELITTAKNQGFGDPFQICCGYHGIGYDIWCGNKGNLNGNEVTAGSCADPSVVISWDGVHYTEAANHWIANRIINGSLSDPPIAITTACHKQL
- the LOC140806341 gene encoding GDSL esterase/lipase At5g14450-like isoform X2; the protein is MHKIDFKKLKVVILALASLALCGRGRWITAWAQCNFPAIYNFGDTNSDTGGISAAFGPIPSPYGESFFGRPAGRYSDGRLIIDFIAENLGLPYVSSYLDSLGADFRHGANFAAGASTIVIQNETIFESGISPFSLEVQTTQFDQFKSRTYDLYQQDPLDKTTLPRPNEFSRALYTFDIGQNDLSAAVRKLTGAQLEAVIPKMVNRFAMVLTRLYLQGARAFWIHNIGPIGWLPVATLHIRNQKPGLLDKVGCMQRLNRMVVEFNRQLKARVTNLRAELPYAAFNFIDIYSAKYDLISNAKIYGFRDPMKICCGIHESYMDVDVWCGQRAIINYTEVFGGSCGTADTYISWDGVHFSEAANHWIANRVLNGSYSDPPMPISKSCLTS
- the LOC140806341 gene encoding GDSL esterase/lipase At5g14450-like isoform X1 — its product is MHKIDFKKLKVVILALASLALCGRGRWITAWAQCNFPAIYNFGDTNSDTGGISAAFGPIPSPYGESFFGRPAGRYSDGRLIIDFIAENLGLPYVSSYLDSLGADFRHGANFAAGASTIVIQNETIFESGISPFSLEVQTTQFDQFKSRTYDLYQQATDPLDKTTLPRPNEFSRALYTFDIGQNDLSAAVRKLTGAQLEAVIPKMVNRFAMVLTRLYLQGARAFWIHNIGPIGWLPVATLHIRNQKPGLLDKVGCMQRLNRMVVEFNRQLKARVTNLRAELPYAAFNFIDIYSAKYDLISNAKIYGFRDPMKICCGIHESYMDVDVWCGQRAIINYTEVFGGSCGTADTYISWDGVHFSEAANHWIANRVLNGSYSDPPMPISKSCLTS